A single window of Hemicordylus capensis ecotype Gifberg chromosome 15, rHemCap1.1.pri, whole genome shotgun sequence DNA harbors:
- the MED15 gene encoding mediator of RNA polymerase II transcription subunit 15 isoform X3, whose product MEESDWRSANFRQKLVTQIDEAMRKAGVAHNKSSKEMENHVFMKAKSREEYLSLVARLIIHFRDIHNKKSQASATDPMNALQNLTGGPPAGAAAMGMASRPPGAPMGSLGGHGPMGQPMVHGPGQQPQGPAGLAAHGIPGINTAAQPTPLQLQQMAVQQQQQQFQQQQQQQAALQQQQQQQQQQFQQQQQQQQTAMQQQFQQQAAAAAAQAQQQQQQQMQAVQQQQHQHLMKMQLQQQSQQQMQQQQQQQLQRIAHIQQQIQAAQAIQAQAQQQQQQQQQQQQQQQQQQQQQQASPAQQVMQLQQQMQQQQVGQAQPPPLVSQAQPIPGQMPGQVMPVTLTPQQIKAMQVRALQQQQQQQQQQQQQQQQQQQQQQAAAQAQAQAQAQAAQMGASGQVSQSSLPMMSSPSPVQQAQTPQPMPPPPQPQPSPQPTSQPNSNVSSGPAPSPGSFLPSPSPQPSQSPAAARTPQNFSVPSPGPLNTPGNPNSAVSPASSSQSEEQQYLEKLKQLSKYIEPLRRMINKIDKNEDRKKDLSKMKSLLDILTDPSKRCPLKTLQKCEIALEKLKNDMAVPTPPPPAVPPTKQQYLCQPLLDAVLANIRSPAFNHSLYRTFMPAMTAIHGPPITVPITSPRKRKYEEEERQTIPNVLQGEVARLNPKFLVNLDPSHCSNNGTVHLICKLDDKNLPNVPPLQLSVPADYPDQSPLWIDNPQQYEANPFLQSVYRYMMSKLLQLPDKHSVTALLNTWAQSIRQACLSAA is encoded by the exons ATGGAGGAGAGCGACTGGCGCAGCGCCAACTTCAGACAGAAGCTGGTCACGCAGAT AGACGAGGCCATGAGGAAGGCTGGAGTTGCTCATAACAAGTCCAGCAAAGAAATGGAGAACCACGTGTTCATGAAGGCCAAGTCACGG GAAGAATATCTCTCCCTCGTGGCCCGGCTCATTATCCACTTCCGGGACATCC ACAACAAGAAGTCCCAGGCCTCCGCCACTG ATCCCATGAATGCCCTGCAGAACCTCACGGGCGGGCCGCCAGCGGGAGCAGCGGCCATGGGGATGGCATCCCGCCCTCCGGGAGCCCCCATGGGCAGTCTGGGCGGACACGGCCCCATGGGGCAGCCGATGGTGCACGGTCCAGGGCAGCAGCCTCAGGGCCCTGCTGGGCTGGCCGCTCACGGCATCCCGGGCATCAACACAGCAGCCCAGCCAA CGCCACTCCAGCTCCAGCAGAtggctgtgcagcagcagcagcaacaattccagcagcagcagcagcaacaggccgccttgcagcagcagcagcaacaacagcagcaacagttccagcagcagcagcagcagcagcagacggcCATGCAGCAGCAGTTCcagcagcaggcggcggcggccgcagcccaggcccagcagcagcagcagcagcagatgcaggcggtccagcagcagcagcaccagcacctgATGAagatgcagctgcagcagcagagccagCAGCAG atgcagcagcagcagcagcagcaactgcagagAATTGCTCATATCCAGCAGCAGATCCAGGCTGCCCAGGCCATCCAGGCACAAgcgcagcaacaacaacaacaacagcagcagcagcaacaacagcaacagcagcaacagcaacaacagcaggccTCCCCAGCACAACAAGTGATGCAGCTACAGCagcagatgcagcagcagcaagtgggtCAGGCTCAGCCGCCTCCGCTGGTGTCGCAGGCCCAGCCGATCCCGGGGCAGATGCCCGGGCAGGTCATGCCTGTGACTCTCACGCCCCAGCAGATCAAAGCCATGCAG GTAAGAGctctgcagcagcaacaacagcaacaacaacagcagcagcagcaacagcaacaacaacaacagcaacagcaggcaGCCGCTCAGGCTCAGGCTCAGGCTCAGGCTCAAGCTGCTCAGATGGGAGCTTCAGGACAG GTCAGCCAGAGCAGCCTCCCCATGATGTCGTCGCCCTCGCCGGTCCAGCAGGCCCAGACGCCCCAGCCGATGCCCCCGCCGCCCCAGCCGCAGCCCTCGCCCCAGCCCACCTCCCAGCCCAACTCCAATGTCAG CTCTGGCCCCGCCCCGTCTCCTGGCAGCTTCCTGCCCAGCCCGTCTCCGCAGCCCTCCCAGAGTCCAGCCGCTGCCCGCACCCCACAGAACTTCAGCGTCCCGTCTCCAGGACCGCTCAATACTCCAG GCAACCCCAATTCGGCCGTGAGCCCTGCCAGCTCCAGTCAGTCTGAAGAGCAGCAATACCTGGAGAAACTCAAGCAGCTGTCCAAGTACATCGAGCCGCTGCGAAGGATGATCAACAAGATCGATAAGAACGAAG ACAGGAAGAAGGACCTGAGCAAGATGAAAAGCCTCCTGGACATTCTGACGGATCCCTCCAAACG TTGTCCTCTGAAGACCCTCCAGAAATGTGAGATCGCTCTGGAGAAGCTCAAGAACGACATGGCGGTG cccacccccccaccccctgcagtgcCTCCGACAAAGCAGCAGTATCTGTGCCAACCCCTGCTGGACGCAGTGCTGGCCAATATCCGCTCACCGGCCTTCAATCATTCCCTCTACCGGACATTCATGCCAGCGATGACGGCCATCCACGGCCCACCCATCAC GGTCCCAATAACGTCCCCTCGGAAGCGGAAGTATgaagaggaggaaaggcagacCATACCAAATGTATTACAAGGGGAGGTCGCAAGACTTAACCCCAAGTTCTTGGTGAACCTGGACCCCTCCCATTGCAGCAACAATGGCACAGTCCACCTCATATGCAAGTTAG ATGACAAAAATCTTCCGAATGTTCCACCGCTCCAGCTGAGTGTTCCAGCCGATTATCCAGATCAGAGTCCCCTGTGGATTGATAATCCTCAACAGTATG AAGCAAACCCATTTCTGCAGTCGGTGTATCGCTACATGATGTCCAAGTTGCTGCAGCTTCCCGACAAGCACTCGGTCACAGCACTCCTGAACACCTGGGCACAGAGTATCCGCCAGGCCTGCCTGTCTGCTGCCTAG
- the MED15 gene encoding mediator of RNA polymerase II transcription subunit 15 isoform X2: protein MEESDWRSANFRQKLVTQIDEAMRKAGVAHNKSSKEMENHVFMKAKSREEYLSLVARLIIHFRDIHNKKSQASATDPMNALQNLTGGPPAGAAAMGMASRPPGAPMGSLGGHGPMGQPMVHGPGQQPQGPAGLAAHGIPGINTAAQPTPLQLQQMAVQQQQQQFQQQQQQQAALQQQQQQQQQQFQQQQQQQQTAMQQQFQQQAAAAAAQAQQQQQQQMQAVQQQQHQHLMKMQLQQQSQQQQQQQQQLQRIAHIQQQIQAAQAIQAQAQQQQQQQQQQQQQQQQQQQQQQASPAQQVMQLQQQMQQQQVGQAQPPPLVSQAQPIPGQMPGQVMPVTLTPQQIKAMQVRALQQQQQQQQQQQQQQQQQQQQQQAAAQAQAQAQAQAAQMGASGQMITASMARGGMQIRPRFPPATAVSATPPSTIPLGGPQIPQVSQSSLPMMSSPSPVQQAQTPQPMPPPPQPQPSPQPTSQPNSNVSSGPAPSPGSFLPSPSPQPSQSPAAARTPQNFSVPSPGPLNTPGNPNSAVSPASSSQSEEQQYLEKLKQLSKYIEPLRRMINKIDKNEDRKKDLSKMKSLLDILTDPSKRCPLKTLQKCEIALEKLKNDMAVPTPPPPAVPPTKQQYLCQPLLDAVLANIRSPAFNHSLYRTFMPAMTAIHGPPITVPITSPRKRKYEEEERQTIPNVLQGEVARLNPKFLVNLDPSHCSNNGTVHLICKLDDKNLPNVPPLQLSVPADYPDQSPLWIDNPQQYEANPFLQSVYRYMMSKLLQLPDKHSVTALLNTWAQSIRQACLSAA from the exons ATGGAGGAGAGCGACTGGCGCAGCGCCAACTTCAGACAGAAGCTGGTCACGCAGAT AGACGAGGCCATGAGGAAGGCTGGAGTTGCTCATAACAAGTCCAGCAAAGAAATGGAGAACCACGTGTTCATGAAGGCCAAGTCACGG GAAGAATATCTCTCCCTCGTGGCCCGGCTCATTATCCACTTCCGGGACATCC ACAACAAGAAGTCCCAGGCCTCCGCCACTG ATCCCATGAATGCCCTGCAGAACCTCACGGGCGGGCCGCCAGCGGGAGCAGCGGCCATGGGGATGGCATCCCGCCCTCCGGGAGCCCCCATGGGCAGTCTGGGCGGACACGGCCCCATGGGGCAGCCGATGGTGCACGGTCCAGGGCAGCAGCCTCAGGGCCCTGCTGGGCTGGCCGCTCACGGCATCCCGGGCATCAACACAGCAGCCCAGCCAA CGCCACTCCAGCTCCAGCAGAtggctgtgcagcagcagcagcaacaattccagcagcagcagcagcaacaggccgccttgcagcagcagcagcaacaacagcagcaacagttccagcagcagcagcagcagcagcagacggcCATGCAGCAGCAGTTCcagcagcaggcggcggcggccgcagcccaggcccagcagcagcagcagcagcagatgcaggcggtccagcagcagcagcaccagcacctgATGAagatgcagctgcagcagcagagccagCAGCAG cagcagcagcagcagcaactgcagagAATTGCTCATATCCAGCAGCAGATCCAGGCTGCCCAGGCCATCCAGGCACAAgcgcagcaacaacaacaacaacagcagcagcagcaacaacagcaacagcagcaacagcaacaacagcaggccTCCCCAGCACAACAAGTGATGCAGCTACAGCagcagatgcagcagcagcaagtgggtCAGGCTCAGCCGCCTCCGCTGGTGTCGCAGGCCCAGCCGATCCCGGGGCAGATGCCCGGGCAGGTCATGCCTGTGACTCTCACGCCCCAGCAGATCAAAGCCATGCAG GTAAGAGctctgcagcagcaacaacagcaacaacaacagcagcagcagcaacagcaacaacaacaacagcaacagcaggcaGCCGCTCAGGCTCAGGCTCAGGCTCAGGCTCAAGCTGCTCAGATGGGAGCTTCAGGACAG ATGATCACCGCAAGTATGGCCCGAGGTGGGATGCAAATAAGACCACGGTTCCCGCCTGCCACCGCTGTCTCTGCCACGCCTCCAAGCACCATTCCTTTGGGTGGACCGCAGATCCCGCAG GTCAGCCAGAGCAGCCTCCCCATGATGTCGTCGCCCTCGCCGGTCCAGCAGGCCCAGACGCCCCAGCCGATGCCCCCGCCGCCCCAGCCGCAGCCCTCGCCCCAGCCCACCTCCCAGCCCAACTCCAATGTCAG CTCTGGCCCCGCCCCGTCTCCTGGCAGCTTCCTGCCCAGCCCGTCTCCGCAGCCCTCCCAGAGTCCAGCCGCTGCCCGCACCCCACAGAACTTCAGCGTCCCGTCTCCAGGACCGCTCAATACTCCAG GCAACCCCAATTCGGCCGTGAGCCCTGCCAGCTCCAGTCAGTCTGAAGAGCAGCAATACCTGGAGAAACTCAAGCAGCTGTCCAAGTACATCGAGCCGCTGCGAAGGATGATCAACAAGATCGATAAGAACGAAG ACAGGAAGAAGGACCTGAGCAAGATGAAAAGCCTCCTGGACATTCTGACGGATCCCTCCAAACG TTGTCCTCTGAAGACCCTCCAGAAATGTGAGATCGCTCTGGAGAAGCTCAAGAACGACATGGCGGTG cccacccccccaccccctgcagtgcCTCCGACAAAGCAGCAGTATCTGTGCCAACCCCTGCTGGACGCAGTGCTGGCCAATATCCGCTCACCGGCCTTCAATCATTCCCTCTACCGGACATTCATGCCAGCGATGACGGCCATCCACGGCCCACCCATCAC GGTCCCAATAACGTCCCCTCGGAAGCGGAAGTATgaagaggaggaaaggcagacCATACCAAATGTATTACAAGGGGAGGTCGCAAGACTTAACCCCAAGTTCTTGGTGAACCTGGACCCCTCCCATTGCAGCAACAATGGCACAGTCCACCTCATATGCAAGTTAG ATGACAAAAATCTTCCGAATGTTCCACCGCTCCAGCTGAGTGTTCCAGCCGATTATCCAGATCAGAGTCCCCTGTGGATTGATAATCCTCAACAGTATG AAGCAAACCCATTTCTGCAGTCGGTGTATCGCTACATGATGTCCAAGTTGCTGCAGCTTCCCGACAAGCACTCGGTCACAGCACTCCTGAACACCTGGGCACAGAGTATCCGCCAGGCCTGCCTGTCTGCTGCCTAG
- the MED15 gene encoding mediator of RNA polymerase II transcription subunit 15 isoform X1 gives MEESDWRSANFRQKLVTQIDEAMRKAGVAHNKSSKEMENHVFMKAKSREEYLSLVARLIIHFRDIHNKKSQASATDPMNALQNLTGGPPAGAAAMGMASRPPGAPMGSLGGHGPMGQPMVHGPGQQPQGPAGLAAHGIPGINTAAQPTPLQLQQMAVQQQQQQFQQQQQQQAALQQQQQQQQQQFQQQQQQQQTAMQQQFQQQAAAAAAQAQQQQQQQMQAVQQQQHQHLMKMQLQQQSQQQMQQQQQQQLQRIAHIQQQIQAAQAIQAQAQQQQQQQQQQQQQQQQQQQQQQASPAQQVMQLQQQMQQQQVGQAQPPPLVSQAQPIPGQMPGQVMPVTLTPQQIKAMQVRALQQQQQQQQQQQQQQQQQQQQQQAAAQAQAQAQAQAAQMGASGQMITASMARGGMQIRPRFPPATAVSATPPSTIPLGGPQIPQVSQSSLPMMSSPSPVQQAQTPQPMPPPPQPQPSPQPTSQPNSNVSSGPAPSPGSFLPSPSPQPSQSPAAARTPQNFSVPSPGPLNTPGNPNSAVSPASSSQSEEQQYLEKLKQLSKYIEPLRRMINKIDKNEDRKKDLSKMKSLLDILTDPSKRCPLKTLQKCEIALEKLKNDMAVPTPPPPAVPPTKQQYLCQPLLDAVLANIRSPAFNHSLYRTFMPAMTAIHGPPITVPITSPRKRKYEEEERQTIPNVLQGEVARLNPKFLVNLDPSHCSNNGTVHLICKLDDKNLPNVPPLQLSVPADYPDQSPLWIDNPQQYEANPFLQSVYRYMMSKLLQLPDKHSVTALLNTWAQSIRQACLSAA, from the exons ATGGAGGAGAGCGACTGGCGCAGCGCCAACTTCAGACAGAAGCTGGTCACGCAGAT AGACGAGGCCATGAGGAAGGCTGGAGTTGCTCATAACAAGTCCAGCAAAGAAATGGAGAACCACGTGTTCATGAAGGCCAAGTCACGG GAAGAATATCTCTCCCTCGTGGCCCGGCTCATTATCCACTTCCGGGACATCC ACAACAAGAAGTCCCAGGCCTCCGCCACTG ATCCCATGAATGCCCTGCAGAACCTCACGGGCGGGCCGCCAGCGGGAGCAGCGGCCATGGGGATGGCATCCCGCCCTCCGGGAGCCCCCATGGGCAGTCTGGGCGGACACGGCCCCATGGGGCAGCCGATGGTGCACGGTCCAGGGCAGCAGCCTCAGGGCCCTGCTGGGCTGGCCGCTCACGGCATCCCGGGCATCAACACAGCAGCCCAGCCAA CGCCACTCCAGCTCCAGCAGAtggctgtgcagcagcagcagcaacaattccagcagcagcagcagcaacaggccgccttgcagcagcagcagcaacaacagcagcaacagttccagcagcagcagcagcagcagcagacggcCATGCAGCAGCAGTTCcagcagcaggcggcggcggccgcagcccaggcccagcagcagcagcagcagcagatgcaggcggtccagcagcagcagcaccagcacctgATGAagatgcagctgcagcagcagagccagCAGCAG atgcagcagcagcagcagcagcaactgcagagAATTGCTCATATCCAGCAGCAGATCCAGGCTGCCCAGGCCATCCAGGCACAAgcgcagcaacaacaacaacaacagcagcagcagcaacaacagcaacagcagcaacagcaacaacagcaggccTCCCCAGCACAACAAGTGATGCAGCTACAGCagcagatgcagcagcagcaagtgggtCAGGCTCAGCCGCCTCCGCTGGTGTCGCAGGCCCAGCCGATCCCGGGGCAGATGCCCGGGCAGGTCATGCCTGTGACTCTCACGCCCCAGCAGATCAAAGCCATGCAG GTAAGAGctctgcagcagcaacaacagcaacaacaacagcagcagcagcaacagcaacaacaacaacagcaacagcaggcaGCCGCTCAGGCTCAGGCTCAGGCTCAGGCTCAAGCTGCTCAGATGGGAGCTTCAGGACAG ATGATCACCGCAAGTATGGCCCGAGGTGGGATGCAAATAAGACCACGGTTCCCGCCTGCCACCGCTGTCTCTGCCACGCCTCCAAGCACCATTCCTTTGGGTGGACCGCAGATCCCGCAG GTCAGCCAGAGCAGCCTCCCCATGATGTCGTCGCCCTCGCCGGTCCAGCAGGCCCAGACGCCCCAGCCGATGCCCCCGCCGCCCCAGCCGCAGCCCTCGCCCCAGCCCACCTCCCAGCCCAACTCCAATGTCAG CTCTGGCCCCGCCCCGTCTCCTGGCAGCTTCCTGCCCAGCCCGTCTCCGCAGCCCTCCCAGAGTCCAGCCGCTGCCCGCACCCCACAGAACTTCAGCGTCCCGTCTCCAGGACCGCTCAATACTCCAG GCAACCCCAATTCGGCCGTGAGCCCTGCCAGCTCCAGTCAGTCTGAAGAGCAGCAATACCTGGAGAAACTCAAGCAGCTGTCCAAGTACATCGAGCCGCTGCGAAGGATGATCAACAAGATCGATAAGAACGAAG ACAGGAAGAAGGACCTGAGCAAGATGAAAAGCCTCCTGGACATTCTGACGGATCCCTCCAAACG TTGTCCTCTGAAGACCCTCCAGAAATGTGAGATCGCTCTGGAGAAGCTCAAGAACGACATGGCGGTG cccacccccccaccccctgcagtgcCTCCGACAAAGCAGCAGTATCTGTGCCAACCCCTGCTGGACGCAGTGCTGGCCAATATCCGCTCACCGGCCTTCAATCATTCCCTCTACCGGACATTCATGCCAGCGATGACGGCCATCCACGGCCCACCCATCAC GGTCCCAATAACGTCCCCTCGGAAGCGGAAGTATgaagaggaggaaaggcagacCATACCAAATGTATTACAAGGGGAGGTCGCAAGACTTAACCCCAAGTTCTTGGTGAACCTGGACCCCTCCCATTGCAGCAACAATGGCACAGTCCACCTCATATGCAAGTTAG ATGACAAAAATCTTCCGAATGTTCCACCGCTCCAGCTGAGTGTTCCAGCCGATTATCCAGATCAGAGTCCCCTGTGGATTGATAATCCTCAACAGTATG AAGCAAACCCATTTCTGCAGTCGGTGTATCGCTACATGATGTCCAAGTTGCTGCAGCTTCCCGACAAGCACTCGGTCACAGCACTCCTGAACACCTGGGCACAGAGTATCCGCCAGGCCTGCCTGTCTGCTGCCTAG